DNA from Campylobacter sp. RM5004:
AAGACAAGTGTAAAACAGAGGCAGGACTACAAGTATTTATAAATACCACTTTGGCTAGGACCTATACTCCAAAGGTGGAAAGCAAGATGAATGAAAGTGATTTAATCAAGCTTAAAAGAGATTATGACAATCTTAGTTTTTCGCAAGATGTGGCGTTTATCGTGGCTGGTGTGGATGTGCAAAAAGATAGGCTTGAAGTTAATTTCGCAGGAGCAAATAAGGACCTAAAAGATTTACGAGTTTATAACATTATGCATAAAGTTATTAAGGGCAATCCAAGAGACTTAATAGTGTGGGATAAGTTGCACGAACTAGTGCAAAACGGCGTTTTTATGAGTGAAGTTGGTGAGTATTTAAAATGCAGTTTATGTTTTGTTGATAGTGGCTATCTAACAGAAGAAGTTTACAACTTCGTAGCTAGAGATAAGAGTTATTTTGCGACAAAGGGGGCGAATGAAACAAGCAATAATAAAAAGCTATTAGTAAATAAAGTCAAGGCTATTAAACAAGGTGTAGGATTAATTGAAATCGGCACATTCACAGGCAAAAGCGAAGTATTTGCAATGATAGAAAATAAGCGAGTAGTATTTGCCAGAACTTATGGCGATGAGTATTTTAAGCAACTAACAGCCGAGAGTTTGAAGGTGATAAAAAATAAATATGGAGATGAAGGCTTAAGATTTACAAAGGACAGAGATAGAAACGAAGCGTTAGACCTAAGCGTTCTAAATCTAGCAGCTATAAAAACATTTTTAAGCAAAAAGAAAAGGAAGATTAAGCAGTGAAGAAAACGAGAAATAGAAAATCATTTTTAAGGCATAAGCTCACATTAAGAGTTGATGATAAAACTCTTTATGAACTTTGTAAGTTAAGCGAACATAGACAGCGAAAGCATAGTGAGATTTTAAGACAAGCTCTTAGTGTGTATTTGAAAGTGTATAATGACAACTAAAGAAATTGCTAACATTTGTTCTATTAGTGATGATAGGATTTATCAGTTCGCAAAGCAAAACGATATCAAGCCAATTGCGAAAAACAATTGGGGAAATGATTTTTTAAAAGTATATATTGAGTTTTTAAGAAATCAAATCTTAGAGAATGATGATCCAAAGATTGCTAAGATTATAGCTGATACGGAGAAAGCCAAAGCGGAAACTGATTTAAAACGATTAGATTATGAAATAAAGCAAAAAGAATACATAAAAGCTTCAATAGTTGAGAATGTATTAAGCGATGCTTACAAAGCGCTCACAAAAAAAGTTTATGAACTTGATAAAGAAGTGCATAAGCATTCAAGCTTACAAGAAGCTTGTGAAGTATTGCTAAGTGATTTAAAGCTTGAATTATTAGAAAAATATAAAGAACTAGATAGCAACTGTGAGCTAGAGATTTAATAGGTTCTTCCTAGCTTAAACCATTTTATGGGGGCGGCGTCACGCAGTTTTCCGAGCTGTGAAACTTGAGCAAAACTTAGTCGGTCGTTTATTTCTATAAAATCTTGACATGTTTTGCTAAGTATGTTAAGTATTTGTTAATCAAAAAAACTATAATTCGATTTTGATGAACGAAAGAGGCGGGTTACTGCCTCACTTTTTAAAACTTAATTTAAGTTGTTATTTTTTTTTAAATCTCCTTCTTTTATTTTTTTGAATGTTTAAAAACTGCTTAATATTTGGATTTATCATATCTAATACATCATCAAGAAAGGTAATGATTTTTTCAGGCATAATTCCTATTGTTGTATTTCTTATATTTGTTGAAATACGCGGTAGTATTTTATTTGAATTATTAATATCTATTTTTGTTTTTAACATATTTTCCCAGTGATAGCTTCTATTTCTAATTTCTACAAGCAGATTTAAAATAATAATAAAAACATCTTGATCAGTAAATTTATTTTTTGGACGTTTTTCAGTTTTATAATATTTTTTATTGGAATTGCTATAATCTTTAAAATTAATAATATTTACATTATTAAAAAATAGATGATACTTCAAACCCTTGCTTTTTATAAGATAAACAATGCTCCCAAAGGTTAAGTTAGATAAATACTGCTCATGATTAATATTATTATTATTTTTGTATCTATGCTGGATTATTTTAACTTGTTTTTGTATTTCACTGTCTTGACTTTGTATGATC
Protein-coding regions in this window:
- a CDS encoding terminase gpA endonuclease subunit; protein product: MLTVISDKEHKRVVLNLASQLGKTEMCLNTLAYLIAHDPTPILYMLPDEGMAEDFSKRRFAPLKRDCKEVAKIMGENASDTILIKNFKGGSLNFVGSNSVSKLASKPIGFLIVDEVDRCSNTAEGDSVALAEKRTITFPNAKILLVSTPTLHGTSKIQNEYDKSDKRRFYVPCPKCEFKQVLEWENVDLDKECLVCISCKHEISERERLAIIKKGEWIKECESETAGFHLSSLYSEYVSLKSIIKDYKDKCKTEAGLQVFINTTLARTYTPKVESKMNESDLIKLKRDYDNLSFSQDVAFIVAGVDVQKDRLEVNFAGANKDLKDLRVYNIMHKVIKGNPRDLIVWDKLHELVQNGVFMSEVGEYLKCSLCFVDSGYLTEEVYNFVARDKSYFATKGANETSNNKKLLVNKVKAIKQGVGLIEIGTFTGKSEVFAMIENKRVVFARTYGDEYFKQLTAESLKVIKNKYGDEGLRFTKDRDRNEALDLSVLNLAAIKTFLSKKKRKIKQ